The genome window atatatttgtaaatccCATTACGCTAAACAATGTTATGGAACATACATAAACAGACATGAACATAATATCCATATTAGGAATAAGCACACTATTCAATTGTTCACTGCAACTTTGACATTAAGGTGAGCAAAATGGTTGTTGCACACGACACGTCCTTTTGATAAATATCAATATTTGCTCTGCTAAGAGTCGGGTAACGTTTGTCGTTTAAAATAATAAGTGGGGATTCAAAACCTTATTcattataaaatacaacaaatatacaaattgtaataaaaaaagcGACAATTTTTCGTTTGATTTGCTGAGAATCGGGTAACTTTTGTCGTTGAACATAATTACTGGTGAGTTGAACAACGATCACGGTGTTCTGTATTAGCAAACCGATGTTAAATTTCCAATTTATATACATGCATTGCAATCATCAACAGTAGTATTTTATGCATCTAGAAGATAACacgctaattttataaatttctgTACGCATTTGACGTTAATTAATATTTCATCATTTTACCCTTGGTCAAATGCCTCAAGAAAGGTATGTAGTTATTATGTATACAATcatagattgtttaaaaaaaaatgtctgctTAACTGATTTGTCTATAATGCTGGATTTGAGTAACCCATAGATTCAACACTTCATAAGGCAATGACTGGTGGTTTTCGTGTCTTGCCCGCCAGTTGGTGAGTTTCTTACCTCACAGCATTAGTTTCTGCGTCTGCTGTTTTAGTTTTTAGACAGCACTCTCCCACTATCCCAGAATTTAACAATCATGTCACATTGGGTCCGAAAACCGCGATTTGAAGATTTTCAGGggtcatttcaataaaaaattaggGTCCGAAGCTTCATTTTCTTGTTACTAAATAAGCGTCTTATCACAGGGGAATGTTATACTGTATATGTTCAATTGAACAAATATGATAAATGTATTATGTGTTTGTCACCGTGTTTTCACCTATTCACTGATTACAACATATAACAAAGACGGAAGGTTAAGGCGTTAAGTGTTTCTTTACTTCTTCTCCTTAGAAATTGCTAAACTATTTACTGATAACTATGAACGTGAATAGAATAAAGTTGAGTGCTCCCGCTAATAAGGTTTGTTAAGAACAGTGTTAAAAGAACGTCTTTTCTCCTCGAATCCCAGCAGAAAGAGATAGATTCGCGGCTATTCCCTATTTATGTGCTGCAATATTACCCACCCGTAATAATCGCTCACGGTTATTAAGTACTAAACCCATAAATCACATCAGGTGGTATTGTCAGCTTCTAGGTCCTGCATGTCAGAGATGGCAGATTGTGAAGCTTTATTCACACCATTTGATGACGCGAAATATTTATTCGAGAAGAGCAGACAAAAGGCTTGACATATTGACTAAATATTTACAGGCCTTTAATTCATCGTTACAAAAGTACTAAATTACTTCATAATAGCAACGTATATGGTTTTATGTAAACACAATCTATTAATATCTACGCAAACAAAGTTGCATCTCGATTAGGTTTGCTTCGAAGCATACAATATCTCTTACATTGAAATGCATTGAATGTATGCGAGAAgaattactaattaaactcgcaACAGCAAGTTCACGAGCATACGATTAGTCAATGGTCGAGAGAAGGAAGAAGGCAACTCGTACAGCGTTCGGAAATGTACCGAAATGTAGTTGTCTTTCTTGCTTATATCGAGAACTAATACGTCAGAAACAAATATGAGTCCCATGGGACGCCAATTTAAATATATGTCAGGCCCTGACCTGCAATGCATGCTTAATTGACTCTGAATAACCTCCTGTCACTCTCTTAATCTCAATCGTATGTTCTGTAGGGTCGTGTTTATTGATGAACCAATACATGGAGAGAAtctcaattaaatataaatttgcatCCGGGTAAGACTGTCATGTATTGTTTATGTGTTGTGTCTGATCTTAAATTGACTGGTTGTTTCCCATAgtcattgattttaaaataatccaAATACATTTCTGCTTTGTTTCTAGTACCATATTTTGTCCTGAGTTTTTGCACCAAAATATCAAAATCTAATTTCTGCGTCAATGTCAACTCTTTAAACAATGACATTAAATTGTCTAGTAAGCTTTTTGCCAAAAACAGTGATTACGCTTGGTAAGATTATTCATTCATAGATTCAATGCAATTAAACTATTAAActcaaatataaaacaatgtaATATGAAGTTTCATAAGTTTGTTGcttcattttgaaattaaatgaattaaagtgAAAACTAGTTGATGACGAGTaaggctgtcacgatacgccgtgagcgtaccgcgttttatcgtggtacggcaacactgtatcgcggtacgtaccgcgatattttacagaatatgtatctgtgaagaaaacagcagaataacaagtttcaCAAACTTTATTAagctcaataatcagaaaacactggtatcatagtatgactagaaactgtaaaagaaactgtaataaacttgatagaagtagtcattgttattgtttacaatagctgtgactatgatatgtgtaaatcgaacgcttcaagggcatgtttaaaatgcggagtcagcaggcccagtattgaaaatccgtagcgttctgactcttcctcgacttattcagaatcttaagataacatgattcggaagtgccatgctttgaacgatcgataaactaaagaaagaaaataagaaatagaataaacatcttttggataattatgaacttatttgtaAAGGAAATCTGttcctaattccaaaaaaggtacggacccatacatcgccgtattttaaacgtgaaagttaaacatctaccagtggaagcgcttgcttgacctggatattaacggattatttatttagcccttttgaatcgcttctacagttttcaaaacgatatctatatcaaaataattatgtcatgtatttatatctgtgctaatataataatatttaaaaaaccggtgcggcaacgccgtaccgcggtgcgatttttttcacgacatgcaccgcgatataccgatataccggtgaatcgtgacagccctaatgaCGAGGGAACAGATTTTATTGTGTGTTCCTTGTTGCTGGCAAATTTGGAAGTGAATGAAACTGACTTGGAGCAGTAACATTAATGTTCAAATTCCTATTTTAATAGAACGTAATCTCTGGATCAGTATTTCTCCCTTCCGAAACTGCAGACACACCGTGTGCTTTTTTAATTCGAAAGAATCCATTTTCTGTTGTAACGTATAATTTTAacatgtatttgcatttgaaATGGAGTACATATGATTCGACATTTCTAACGCATTCTTTTCTaaacttgagttattatccgTTTCTAAAATATCCGAACACTCAGCAGTTGATGTATCTTGATCctcattataatttaaaatataagcaTGAAATACCAATAACATTCTTCCTTCGAAATAATTCTTATAGACTAATGTGCCTTCATTATATGAATAGAATatctatttttaaaaatgtaagcCAACATTTAATCAATGTTTgaaatttttgtataaataaagaaTCTTACGTTTCACACCAATTTAGTTATGCCGTATTTTCTGTTTTTTAACAACAAGAAAGTCAAAGGGGTCATAACAAATTTCAGATATTTACCTCACTAGTACTCCCAGTTTACATAACATAAAAGTGCATTACAATAACGCACAAAATTTATGACAATATTCAGACATGCATCTTGATCTGTTACTCATTTAATTTTCTCACTATTTTTAAATAGGAATTAATCAGTGCAAAAAAGGTTGAGAAATTGACTCTTTCTAATTGAATTCACAAccaaaagtttttgttttttcgaatctgaaatactttttttacaaatCTTCCAATACTGTGTGGTGGGGGGTGCCCTCGACTTCCCACACATAATGAcgatacaaaaaatatatacaactaaaaaaaacgtttatttaaattataGTCTCGTCTCCGACAACTTTGCCTATTTTTCTTAGGGTCTACTTAAACGCTGTGCAACAGCAATAGTTTGGTCCACAGTGATTAGGGGCCCAGGTACATCCGCCGGAACCATAACCATAGAAGACCAGACTAGCCTTTTCCGCATCCGGCTGCGATTGGTATGGGTTAGGCAGGAGTTGTTTATGACCTTTCTTGATGAAGATTCCATCAAAACACGCAACTCTGGAATAGAAAATCATTGATTACAAATCACCTAAAGATCTTTAAGCATTACTTTTCGTTTAATATCTTGCTATCTGTAGATTTCCATATAAATAGTGTATTAATACGCGATAAAATACATTCTATTCACGCACTTCTATATCTTCCAATAATTAAAAATGACAAAAGAAACAAGACTTAGTTGGGATGCAggatatcaataaaacattttCCAATTTATAAATGATTTCTAATTAATTTCGAAACTAATCCATAATCAAACGGAGTTTAAAAAACGGATATGAATGCGCATTGAGAAAAAAACGGAGTGATGACCACGCGCTAGCATGCAATCGGTGTATCACGCAACTTATAAGTAACTTATATTAGTGATAAGGTAATGATAAGTACTAAATTAGTACGTACTCAGTTGCTTGATTATCGATAGCGTTTAGGATGTCGATCTTTGCTGACGTACAGATGTCGTTGCATGTTGGAGCCAAGCCAAAACAATCCCGCCTAATACTGAGCACCCAACCCTCACCCTTTGCAGCGCAATAGTTTTGTGCCATTTCGTCAAAGTAGTTATAGC of Dreissena polymorpha isolate Duluth1 chromosome 15, UMN_Dpol_1.0, whole genome shotgun sequence contains these proteins:
- the LOC127859368 gene encoding uncharacterized protein LOC127859368 — protein: MATYWCICVAILGCLDISSAIDMYGLSYNYFDEMAQNYCAAKGEGWVLSIRRDCFGLAPTCNDICTSAKIDILNAIDNQATEVACFDGIFIKKGHKQLLPNPYQSQPDAEKASLVFYGYGSGGCTWAPNHCGPNYCCCTAFK